The sequence CGCGCACCGCCGCGCCCAGCTCCTCCAGGGCCGCCGCCGCGCCCCCCGGGTCCACGAACGCCTGGAGACCGACGAAGTCACCCGGCTGCGCCGCCGCCAGCAGGCGCATGATCTGCGCGGGCGCGGCGCCCGCATCGACCTCGCTCGCGGCCACCGGGAGCGCCCCCCGCTCGCGGTAGGCGGCGATCACCGCGCGGGCCTCGCGCTTGGCGGCCTCGACGTCCGGCTGGTCGAACGGGTTCACCCCGAGCAGGTGGCCGGCCACCGCGGTCGCGAACTCCCAGCGGAAGAACTCGCCGCCGAGTTCCAGCCGGTCCGCGATGCGCAGCTCCAGCACCGGGTGCCCCGCGGCCGCAAGGGCGTCGGGCACGCCGTCGTGATCGCGGTCCCCGTCGAGCAGCAGGAACACGAAGAGCCGCTCCGGGCGATACTGCCCCGGGGTCGCGGGGCGCTCGCCCGTGACGGGGACGATGCCACGCCCCTGCTTGCCCGTGCTCTCGGCGACCAGCTGCTCGACCCAGGCACCGAAACCAGCGATCCGCTCCGAGCAGACGATGGTCAGCTTGTCCCGCCCGATGAGGGCCATGGCCCCGGCCAGCGCTCCGAGCGCGACGCCGGGGTTCGTGTCCGCCACCCCCGCCGCGCACCGCGCGGCCATGGCCTGCGCGGAGGCGAGCAGCCGCTCCAGGTTGACGCCGTCGAGCGCGGCGGGCACCAGGCCGAAGTGCGTCAGCGCCGAGAAGCGCCCACCCACGTCCGGGTCGTTGAGGAAGACCTCCCGCGCGCCGATGCGCCGCCCCATCTCCTCGAGCGACGAGCCCGGATCCGTGACGATCACGAAGCGCCGGCCTGCCGCCGCCGCGCCCAGGCGCGCCGCGGCCGCCGCGTGGAAGTACTTGAAGAACGAGAGCGTCTCGACGGTGCCCCCGGACTTCGTCGAGACCACGTACAGACTGCTGTCGGGCGGGTGGCGTGCGGCTGCGGCGCGGACCGCGACGGGGTCCGTGCTGTCGAGGACGGCGACGGGGGGATGGCCGGGCGCCGCGCCAAACGTCGCCGTGAACAGCTCGGGGGCCAGGCTCGAGCCGCCCATCCCCAGGAGCAGCGCCTCCCGGATGCCCTCGGCGCGCACTCCCCGGGCAAACGCCGCGATCCGCGGCAGCTCGCGCATCATGTCCGCCGGAGCGCGCAGCCAGCCGAGGCGGTTTGCGACCTCTGCAGGCGCCGGCTGCCAGAGCGTGTGGTCGCCGGCCCAGATGCGCGCGGCGGCGCGCGCGGCGGTGCAACGGGCAAGCGCCGCGGCGAACGCGTCGCGGCAGGTCGCGTCCAGCAGCAGCCGGGCCCGCGGCGCGCCCGCGGCCGGCTGCGGGGCGCTCACGCCCCCTCCTTCTTCTCCCAGCTCCCGGGGCCGTAGCGCTTCCCCAGGTCCTCCATCTTGCCCAGGCGCCGGCGGTACCGCTCCTCCGGGACGAACCGCGCCGCGAGGAACGCCTTCACCGCATCCCGCGCCAGCTCGATGCCGATGACGCGCGCGCCCAGCGCCAGGACGTTCATGTCGTCGTGCTCGACGCCCTGGCGCGCCGAGTAGCAGTCGTGCCCCACGCCGGCGCGGATCCCCTCCATGCGGTTGGCGGCCATCACCGCGCCGATCCCGCTGCCGCACAGCAGCAGCCCGCGGTCGACTTCGCCGCTCCGGATCGCCAGGCCGAGCTTTTCGGCCGCGTCCGGATAGTCGGACGGCTCCTGCGAGTGCACGCCCAGGTCCTGGACGGTGTGGCCGAGCGAGCGGATGAACGGCACCAGTTCCTGCTTCAGGGGGAATCCGCCGTGGTCGGACGCGATCGCGATGCGCATGGTCGTAAGCCCTCCCTGCCGATGGTTGTAGCCTCCGCGCCGTCGCGCTGTCAATCGCGCGCACGCGGCGGCCGGCCCTTGACGAGGGGCGCGCGGCAGATTCAAATGGCCCGATGGAAGTGCGTGGGCCCGTCATCGACATCCACACCCACGCGTTCCCGGATGCGCTGGCGCCGCGGGCGATCGCCCACCTGGAGCGCCGGGCCAACGTCACGGCGGCGCTCGACGGCACGGCCGGCGCCCTCGTGGCCTCGATGGACCGCGCCGGGATCGCGGCCTCGGTCGTCTGCGCCGTGGCCACCGCGCCGGCGCAATTCGAGCCGATCCTGCGCTGGTGCGCGGCGATCGGCTCCGCCCGCCTGCTCCCGTTCCCCTCGGTGCACCCCGGCGCCCGGGACGCGGCCGCCGAGGCCGCGCAGGTCGCGGCCGGCGGCTTCCGCGGCGTCAAGCTGCACCCGGAGTACCAGGACTTCTTCGCCGACGACCCCGCGCTCGATCCGCTGTACCGCGCCCTCGAGGAGCGGGGCCTGGTCGCCCTGTTCCACGCCGGGCACGACATCGGCTACCCGGACTCCGACCGCGCGGCGCCGGCGCGGCTCCTGGCGGTCCACCGCGCCTTCCCCCGGCTGCCGATCGTCGCCTCGCACCTCGGCGGCTTCCGCCGCTGGGACGAGGTCGCGGCGCAGGTCGTGGGCAGCGGCCTGTGGCTCGACACCAGCTACACGATCGGCCACATCCCCCCGCAGTTGCTGCGGGAGATCCTCCTCGGGCACCGCCCCGACCGGCTGCTGTTCGGCTCGGACTCGCCCTGGGAGGACCAGCGGTCGGCGCTCGCATCCGTGAGGGCGCTGGATCTGCCCCCAGCCCTGGAGGAGCGCATCCTGGGCATCAACGCCGCCTCCTTGCTCGGAATCGCCCTCGCTCACCCCTGAAGGGGCTCCGTCGGCAAGCAGCCGCGCGGTAGTTCGCGGACCTTGTCCCTTCAGGCTCCGCAACCCAAGCTTCCAAGGGAGAGCGAGAGCGAATCCCGTCCCATTGGTGAGCCTAGGCTGCCTGGGCGAGAGCGAGCGGATTTTTGCGTTCGGACAAGGCAGCGGAAATGGGCGCGCGGAGGTGGCCTCGTGGCCACCGCACAAGCAGCCCTTTCCGCAACGCAGTCCGGGCGCGAAAAGCCCTCGCTATCGACCCGGGCCTCAGCTGCACTGGCTGCCCGCGAGCAGTCATGCGGGGATTTTTCGTCCTGGCAAGGCAGGACGCAAACTCGCGAGGAGGCGTCCTGACGCGGGTCCCAGAGCGAGCGGATTTTCGTGTCCTGGCAAGGCAGCCCGGATGGGCGCGCGGAGGTGGCCTGGTGGCCACCGCACAAGCAGCCCTCCGGGCAACGCTGCCAGGGCGCGAAAAGCCCTCGCTATGGACCTGCGCCTATGGCTTGAGTGCCTCCCGGTTCAGGATGCAGGCGAGGCTGACGAGCGCGCGCCGCTCGTCGCGCGGCCGCATATGCAGGCCATAGGCGCGCGCCACGACCGCGAGATTGCGCAGTTCCGTCCGGTAGAAGCGCTTCGAGACCTCCCCGTCCCAGGCCGCCACCGTCTCCACGAGCAGCGGCGCCGCGCGCACGAGGAACCGCCACGCCGCGTAGCTGTCGTCGGCCCGCGGCGGATGGCGCCTGCCGAAGATCGCCAGGACGTCGCCAAGGTACCGGTCCCACCCCTCGCGCAGGTCCTCCCGGCGACGCAACCCCTCGACGAGCTCGTTGTCGACGACGCCCCGCGGATGGCGACGCCGTTCGCGCGGCCGGACCGCGATGAAGAAGAAGTACGGGTCCGTCTCCCCCGTCTCCCTGCGGAAATGCGCCCAGCGTCGCCGCAGGGCGTCCGGCTTGACAAGGGCCGCCACGTCCAGCGCCTTGGGGTCGAAGAGCGCGACGCCGTTGCGGTTGGCGCCCGCGACGGAGACCCAGTGCATCCAGTTGTCCACGCAGAGGATGCAGGGCTGTCCGTTCTGCGCGTACCGCATGAGGCTGCGGAAGGCCGCGGGGAAATGCCGATAGCTCCGGAAGACCGCCTCGCAGCCGTACCGGCGCGCCGCCTTCGCGATGCCGCCCTCGTCCGTCCCCCAGAAGGTGGTCTGGGATGCCCTGCGCAGGTCCTTTTCGTCGACGCTCTTGCCGAGAAAGGTCAGGGCGTACCGCAGGGCGGCCGCGCCGCAGGAGTACTCCTTGTGCTGCTGTTCGAACGCCACGGGCCCGCCCGCCTTTCCTCCGTACCGCACCGCACGCGGGAGGCACTCGCACCTGGTGACGCCCACGTGCAGGGCAAGGTAGGCCGGGAGATTTGTCCTGTCAATAGAGCGTTGAGTAATCGTGTCTTATCAAGCTCTTTGCGCCACAGACCTGTGACTGAATATCAACACAGGAATGACGACGTCCGGAGGTTGCCGCCCTGTGTTCCCGCATGGCGATGAAGTGCCCGCGAGGAGCGCCGCCCGGGGCGGGTGCACCGAGCGGCGCGAAACGGAAGCGGGCGGAGCTACTCCTTCTTCGCCTTCTTCCCCTTGGGAGGCGCCGCGCGGCGCAGCGCGTGCGTCGTCCGCCGGTAGTCCCGGCGGATGCGCGCGAGCTTCTCGCCCTCCTTGGCCTCCTTCGCCTGCTCGCGCGCCTTCTTCAGCTGCGCGAGGCGCTTCTTGAGCGTCGCCTTGTCCTTCGCGGCCTTCGGTTTCGCCGCTCCGGCCTTCTTCCCCTTCTCTGCCGCCATGCTCGCATTCCTCCCTGTTCGTTGTACTCCCGCTGCTATCGGGCGACCGCCGCGGCTCCCGCGAGCTGCCGGCCATGAAGGGACAGGAACCCTGCCCCGTTGATCTCGACGCACACCAGGTCGCCGGGCGCCGGCTGCGACGGCGCGGCGAAGTTGACGATCTTGTTCCCCCGCGTCCTGCCCGTGAACTCGTCCGCGCTGCGGCGGCTTGGGCCTTCCACCAGCACCTCGACCTCGGCGCCGACGAGGCGCGCATTGACCTGCTCGGTGACCTCGCGCTGGAGCGCCTGCACCTCGATGAGGCGGGCGGCCTTCTCCTCCTCGGGGACCACCCCGTCCATGCCGGCGGCGGCCGTCCCCTCGCGCGGCGAGTACCGGAAGGAGAAGATCGCGTCGAAGCGCAGCTCCTCGAGGGCGGCGAGCGTGCGCCGGAACTCGGCGGCGCTCTCGCCCGGGAAGCCGACGATGATGTCGGTGGTGACCGCGACGCCAGGCACCATCCCGCGCAGCTCGCCGACGATGCGCCGGTAGTCCTCCAGCGTATAGCCGCGGTTCATGCGCCGCAGCACGGTGTCGGCGCCGGCCTGCAGCG is a genomic window of bacterium containing:
- a CDS encoding glucose-6-phosphate isomerase; translation: MSAPQPAAGAPRARLLLDATCRDAFAAALARCTAARAAARIWAGDHTLWQPAPAEVANRLGWLRAPADMMRELPRIAAFARGVRAEGIREALLLGMGGSSLAPELFTATFGAAPGHPPVAVLDSTDPVAVRAAAARHPPDSSLYVVSTKSGGTVETLSFFKYFHAAAAARLGAAAAGRRFVIVTDPGSSLEEMGRRIGAREVFLNDPDVGGRFSALTHFGLVPAALDGVNLERLLASAQAMAARCAAGVADTNPGVALGALAGAMALIGRDKLTIVCSERIAGFGAWVEQLVAESTGKQGRGIVPVTGERPATPGQYRPERLFVFLLLDGDRDHDGVPDALAAAGHPVLELRIADRLELGGEFFRWEFATAVAGHLLGVNPFDQPDVEAAKREARAVIAAYRERGALPVAASEVDAGAAPAQIMRLLAAAQPGDFVGLQAFVDPGGAAAALEELGAAVRARTGRAVTAGFGPRFLHSTGQLHKGGPGGVFIQLVSANADDETIPDDFGSGAGSIGFGVLKSAQSIGDLRALEAVGRRVLRVCVGEEGPGVAAALRSLAGAVAPPA
- the rpiB gene encoding ribose 5-phosphate isomerase B, giving the protein MRIAIASDHGGFPLKQELVPFIRSLGHTVQDLGVHSQEPSDYPDAAEKLGLAIRSGEVDRGLLLCGSGIGAVMAANRMEGIRAGVGHDCYSARQGVEHDDMNVLALGARVIGIELARDAVKAFLAARFVPEERYRRRLGKMEDLGKRYGPGSWEKKEGA
- a CDS encoding amidohydrolase family protein; the protein is MEVRGPVIDIHTHAFPDALAPRAIAHLERRANVTAALDGTAGALVASMDRAGIAASVVCAVATAPAQFEPILRWCAAIGSARLLPFPSVHPGARDAAAEAAQVAAGGFRGVKLHPEYQDFFADDPALDPLYRALEERGLVALFHAGHDIGYPDSDRAAPARLLAVHRAFPRLPIVASHLGGFRRWDEVAAQVVGSGLWLDTSYTIGHIPPQLLREILLGHRPDRLLFGSDSPWEDQRSALASVRALDLPPALEERILGINAASLLGIALAHP
- a CDS encoding cysteine peptidase family C39 domain-containing protein, whose translation is MAFEQQHKEYSCGAAALRYALTFLGKSVDEKDLRRASQTTFWGTDEGGIAKAARRYGCEAVFRSYRHFPAAFRSLMRYAQNGQPCILCVDNWMHWVSVAGANRNGVALFDPKALDVAALVKPDALRRRWAHFRRETGETDPYFFFIAVRPRERRRHPRGVVDNELVEGLRRREDLREGWDRYLGDVLAIFGRRHPPRADDSYAAWRFLVRAAPLLVETVAAWDGEVSKRFYRTELRNLAVVARAYGLHMRPRDERRALVSLACILNREALKP